The following are from one region of the Paenibacillus sabinae T27 genome:
- a CDS encoding MBL fold metallo-hydrolase, with amino-acid sequence MLNIRSFNLGPLQTNAYLLTGTDPAKGIIIDPGMNPAPLVRAIQDIEIEAILLTHAHFDHIGGVDEIRKLKNCPVYLHALESDWLTSAKLNGSLMWPNVSPPMTTDPAEFDLDEGQTLELIGNTFRVFHTPGHSPGSVSFLCGNDLFAGDVLFRLSVGRTDLPGGKERDLLDSIQNKLFKLDDDVTVHPGHGPKTRIGFERANNPYVS; translated from the coding sequence ATGCTGAACATTCGAAGCTTTAATCTCGGTCCATTGCAGACCAACGCCTATCTGTTGACGGGAACGGACCCCGCCAAAGGCATTATTATTGATCCGGGCATGAACCCGGCCCCGCTGGTGCGGGCCATTCAGGACATCGAAATCGAAGCGATTCTGCTGACGCATGCTCATTTTGACCATATCGGCGGCGTCGACGAGATTCGCAAGCTGAAGAATTGCCCGGTCTATCTCCACGCCCTGGAGAGCGATTGGCTGACAAGCGCCAAGCTGAACGGCTCTCTTATGTGGCCGAACGTATCGCCTCCGATGACGACGGACCCCGCCGAGTTCGATCTGGACGAGGGCCAGACCCTTGAGCTGATAGGGAATACCTTCCGCGTCTTCCACACGCCGGGGCATTCTCCGGGAAGCGTAAGCTTTTTGTGCGGAAACGACTTGTTCGCCGGCGATGTGCTGTTCCGGCTGAGCGTTGGACGGACGGATCTGCCTGGCGGAAAAGAGCGTGATCTGCTGGATTCCATCCAGAACAAGCTCTTCAAGCTGGACGACGATGTGACTGTGCACCCGGGTCACGGTCCGAAGACGAGAATCGGCTTTGAGCGCGCGAACAATCCTTATGTATCTTGA
- a CDS encoding thioredoxin family protein, translating to MKQNLASKFGQGLSPRQFVEGMTKNQQAFESWYEAFSWQDESDREFFESLNHRDDLRSLILAADWCGDVVRNVPAVFHILETAGIRTEVLILEENQDVMDDYLTMGGRAVPIVIIADTGGHVLGHWGPRPQHVQSLMNNFKRENPDREAPDYEAKIAEVRKAMGQAYGEGTEYQAVIAKELRELISGF from the coding sequence ATGAAGCAAAATCTCGCCTCCAAATTCGGACAGGGACTGTCGCCCCGTCAATTCGTGGAGGGCATGACCAAGAACCAGCAGGCGTTTGAATCCTGGTATGAGGCTTTTTCCTGGCAGGACGAGAGCGACCGGGAGTTTTTTGAAAGCCTTAACCACCGCGACGATCTGCGCTCGCTTATCCTGGCCGCCGACTGGTGCGGCGACGTCGTCCGCAATGTGCCTGCCGTATTCCACATCCTGGAGACGGCGGGAATCCGGACAGAAGTACTCATTCTGGAAGAAAATCAGGATGTGATGGACGATTATCTGACCATGGGCGGACGTGCGGTGCCGATCGTCATTATTGCGGATACGGGCGGACATGTGCTTGGACACTGGGGTCCGCGGCCGCAGCATGTGCAGTCGCTGATGAATAATTTCAAGAGAGAGAACCCGGACCGCGAGGCTCCGGACTATGAGGCCAAAATCGCGGAGGTCCGCAAGGCGATGGGCCAGGCTTACGGGGAGGGAACGGAATATCAGGCCGTGATCGCGAAGGAATTGCGCGAACTGATTTCCGGATTTTAA